One genomic segment of Anaerolineales bacterium includes these proteins:
- the argF gene encoding ornithine carbamoyltransferase, producing the protein MAFNLRNRNFLKELDFTKEEFEFLLKLSADLKAAKYGGYEQPRLTGKNIALIFEKTSTRTLCSFEVAAYDQGAHVTYLGPTGSQIGHKESMKDTARVLGRMYDGIEYRGFGQELVETLGQFAGVPVWNGLTDKFHPTQMVCDILTMMEHSDKHLEEIAYCYTGDSHNNMGNSLMITGCLLGMDVRICGPKALWPEDDLVAAARKLAAGSGARFTLTDNVAEAVKGVDYLYTDVWVSMGEPKEVWDERIKLLKAYQVNTDMVKKTGNPNVKFMHCLPAFHNRETKV; encoded by the coding sequence ATGGCATTCAATCTGCGCAATCGCAATTTCCTTAAGGAACTTGACTTCACCAAGGAGGAGTTCGAATTCCTGCTCAAGCTTTCAGCCGACCTGAAGGCAGCCAAGTACGGCGGCTATGAGCAGCCGCGCCTGACGGGCAAGAACATCGCCCTGATCTTCGAGAAGACCTCCACCCGCACGCTCTGCTCCTTCGAGGTGGCCGCCTACGACCAGGGCGCCCACGTCACCTACCTGGGACCGACTGGCTCGCAGATCGGGCACAAGGAGTCGATGAAGGACACGGCCCGCGTCCTGGGACGGATGTACGACGGCATCGAGTACCGCGGCTTCGGGCAGGAACTGGTCGAGACCCTCGGACAGTTTGCCGGCGTGCCGGTGTGGAACGGCCTGACCGACAAGTTCCACCCGACGCAGATGGTGTGCGACATCCTGACGATGATGGAGCACAGCGACAAGCACCTGGAGGAAATCGCCTACTGTTACACCGGCGACTCGCACAACAACATGGGCAACTCGCTGATGATCACCGGCTGCCTGCTGGGGATGGACGTGCGCATCTGCGGGCCGAAGGCCCTGTGGCCGGAAGACGACCTGGTCGCCGCCGCCCGCAAGCTGGCGGCCGGCTCGGGGGCGCGCTTCACCCTGACCGACAACGTGGCCGAGGCGGTCAAGGGCGTCGACTACCTGTACACCGACGTCTGGGTCTCGATGGGCGAACCCAAGGAAGTCTGGGACGAGCGCATCAAGCTGCTCAAGGCCTATCAAGTCAACACCGACATGGTCAAGAAGACCGGCAACCCCAACGTCAAGTTCATGCACTGCCTGCCGGCCTTCCACAACCGCGAGACCAAGGT